From a single Accipiter gentilis chromosome 10, bAccGen1.1, whole genome shotgun sequence genomic region:
- the TK1 gene encoding thymidine kinase, cytosolic yields MNCLTVPGVHPGSPSRPRGQIQVIFGPMFSGKSTELMRRVRRFQLAQYQCLLVKYAKDTRYCTSGVSTHDRNTMEALPACLLKDVYQEALASAVIGIDEGQFFPDIVEFCEMMANAGKTIIVAALDGTFQRKAFGSILNLVPLAESVVKLNAVCMECYQEASYTKRLGAEREVEVIGGADKYHSVCRACYFRKRPQQPGSENKENVPMGLKQLDVAASWKIFAS; encoded by the exons ATGAACTGCCTGACGGTGCCCGGCGTCCACCCCGGCTCCCCCAGCCGCCCGCGCGGGCAGATCCAG GTGATCTTCGGACCCATGTTCTCCGGGAAAAG CACGGAGCTCATGCGGCGGGTGCGGCGGTTCCAGCTCGCTCAGTACCAGTGCCTGCTGGTGAAGTATGCCAAGGACACACGCTACTGCACCTCTGGTGTCTCCACGCACGACAG GAACACCATGGAGGCCCTGCCAGCCTGCCTCCTCAAGGATGTGTACCAGGAGGCACTGGCCTCTGCGGTCATCGGCATTGACGAAGGCCAGTTC TTCCCAGACATCGTGGAGTTCTGCGAGATGATGGCCAATGCTGGGAAAACCATTATCGTTGCTGCTCTTGATGGGACTTTCCAGAGAAAG GCCTTCGGGAGCATCCTGAACCTGGTGCCGCTGGCAGAGAGCGTGGTGAAGCTGAATGCCGTGTGCATGGAGTGCTACCAAGAAGCCTCCTACACAAAGaggctgggagcagagagggag GTTGAAGTGATTGGAGGAGCAGACAAGTACCACTCCGTCTGCCGAGCCTGCTACTTCCGCAAGCGGCCTCAGCAGCCTGGGTCAGAAAACAAGGAGAACGTGCCCATGGGGCTGAAGCAGCTGGATGTGGCTGCCTCCTGGAAGATCTTTGCTTCTTGA
- the SYNGR2 gene encoding synaptogyrin-2 produces the protein MEGGGAYGAAKAGGAFDLGRFVQQPQVLARIASAVFALIVFACLVGEGYSNLPSSPQLFCIFNHNEDACRYGIGIGVLAFLACIFFFMVDIYFPQISNTTDRKYLVLADLGFSGLWTFLWFIGFCFLTNQWAWTRAEDVYIGADSARAAITFSFFSIFSWGLLIAFAYKRYKMGVEDFAHSYIDPTPEASAPYSSYPNISHESYQQPPFTHTAEAPEGYQPPPVY, from the exons ATGGAGGGCGGCGGAGCGTACGGGGCGGCCAAGGCCGGCGGTGCCTTCGACCTGGGCCGCTTCGTGCAGCAGCCGCAGGTCCTGGCGCGGATCGCCAGCGCG GTCTTTGCCCTGATCGTCTTCGCCTGCCTGGTCGGGGAGGGCTACAGCAACCTGCCCAGTTCCCCCCAGCTCTTCTGCATCTTCAACCACAACGAGGACGCCTGCCGCTACGGCATCGGCATCGGCGTCCTCGCCTTCCTCGCCTGCATCTTCTTCTTCATGGTGGACATCTACTTCCCCCAGATCAGCAACACCACCGACCGCAAGTACCTGGTCCTGGCGGACCTCGGCTTCTCAG GTCTCTGGACGTTCCTGTGGTTCATTGGCTTTTGTTTCTTGACCAACCAGTGGGCCTGGACGCGGGCCGAAGACGTGTACATTGGGGCTGACTCGGCCCGTGCCGCCATCACCTTCAgcttcttttccatcttctcttgG GGCCTCCTGATTGCCTTCGCTTACAAGAGGTACAAAATGGGGGTGGAGGACTTTGCTCACAGCTACATCGACCCTACCCCGGAGGCTTCAGCTCCCTACTCCAGCTACCCCAACATCAGCCATGAGAGCTACCAGCAGCCGCCCTTCACCCACACGGCAGAAGCCCCGGAGGGTTACCAGCCCCCACCGGTGTACTGA
- the TMC6 gene encoding transmembrane channel-like protein 6 isoform X1 — protein MSRTPSITLHVSEDTDSDGQEPSPDNEGALHTSFHQLIQEQSSLVEAVLELEMQARGREHPACLAPQNACATMWQEPGQDQQHPGYSSASLRILANMPSRTIGRSRGAIISQYYNRTARLRRRSSRPPLQQLCHTARPSLRQYDLETDPARATLEDKRSLLVKELLSLSPSQRSHMLLNVPLSLAEKRTLRQELSGQRGPLRQHAQCRAPSSLCGWSKDYIILGCRGLWYRLLSLLPAAKPWHYALKQIGGRFGSSVLSYFLFLKTLLMFNIISFLILLVFVVALQAAYPPASTSPQSFTGLELLTGAGYFTHSLLYYGYYSNVTLNDPCASSPNDSACPLAAPPLPYNMPLAYVFSVGVSFLITCVLLVYSMSCSFRESYRVGSSAGDLAIKVFCAWDFKVIQRRSVKLQCENICTQLKELLADQQSRSRSLRLCQRLGHSAVLLLAWALSLSTVLGCVLAVHYFSEHMHVVQQDHRARGSSERQQEAILLVLPFMVSLLNMLMPHLYNLLATWEKQDSPVAQVYVAICRNLILKMVVLGLLCYQWLSRRVVCSTEECWETCVGQDLYRFVVMDFIFTLLDTLFGELVWRLILENKLKRKQKPEFDIAQNVLELIYGQTLTWLGVLFAPLLPAVQTLKLLLLFYIKKTSLMQNCQSPSKPWQASRMSTVFITLLCFPSFLGAAVFLSYTIWSVQPSETCGPFQGLENIYESGKTWVQVLEKSNPNITWFVWVHQHLVENTFLLFFVCGVLLAVIYFNIQVVRGQRRIICLLKEQIANEGQDKIFLIQKLHSVYEQRD, from the exons ATGTCCCGGACGCCCTCCATCACCCTCCACGTCTCCGAGGACACCGACAGCGATGG ccaggAGCCGAGCCCGGACAACGAAGGAGCCCTGCACACCTCCTTCCACCAGCTCAtccaggagcagagcagcttgGTAGAGGCGGTTCTGGAGCTGGAGATGCAGGCGAGGGGCAGAG AGCACCCAGCCTGCCTGGCTCCCCAAAATGCCTGTGCCACGATGTGGCAGGAGCCTGGGCAGGATCAACAGCACCCTGGTTACTCCTCCGCCTCCCTGCGGATCCTTGCCAACATGCCCAGCCGTACCATCG GGCGCAGCCGCGGGGCCATCATCTCCCAGTACTACAACCGCACAGCCCGGCTGCGGCGCCGGAGCAGCCGCCCacccctgcagcagctctgccacacGGCGCGGCCCAGCCTGCGGCAGTACGACCTGGAGACTGACCCTGCCAGGGCCACGCTGGAAG ACAAGCGGAGCCTGCTGGTGAAAGAGCTGCTGAGCCTCTCACCCAGCCAGCGCAGCCACATGCTGCTTAATGTGCCCCTCAGCCTGGCAGAGAAACGCACCCTCCG gcaggagctgagcgGGCAGAGGGGCCCCCTGAGGCAGCACGCCCAGTGCCGGGCCCCCTCTTCTCTCTGCGGGTGGTCCAAGGACTACATCATCCTC GGCTGCCGGGGCCTCTGGTACAgactcctctccctgctccctgccgCGAAGCCCTGGCATTACGCCCTGAAGCAGATCGGTGGCCGCTTCGGCTCCAGTGTCCTCTCCTACTTCCTCTTCCTCAAGACGCTCCTTATGTTCAACATCATCTCATTCCTCATTCTCCTGGTCTTCGTGGTGGCCCTGCAGGCTGCGTATCCCCCTGCCTCGACCAGCCCCCAGTCCTTCACTGGCCTTGAGCTCCTGACTGGAGCG GGCTACTTCACTCACTCACTGCTATACTACGGCTACTACAGCAACGTCACCCTCAACGACCCCTGCGCCTCCAGCCCCAATGACAGCGCGTGCCCCCTCGCAGCCCCCCCGCTCCCATACAACATGCCGTTGGCCTACGTGTTCAGTGTTGGGGTCTCCTTCCTCATCACCTGCGTCCTGCTGGTGTACAG CATGTCCTGCTCCTTCCGGGAGAGCTACCGTGTAGGCAGCTCCGCTGGGGACCTGGCCATCAAAGTCTTCTGTGCCTGGGACTTCAAGGTGATCCAGAGGCGCTCGGTCAAGCTGCAGTGTGAGAACATCTGCACCCAGCTGAAG GAGCTGCTCGCGGACCAGCAGTCCCGCTCCCGCTCCCTGAGACTCTGCCAGCGCCTGGGGCACTCTGCTGTGCTTCTCCTGGCCTGGGCCCTCTCACTGAGCACAGTGCTGGGCTGCGTACTGGCTGTGCACTACTTCTCAGAGCACATGCACGTG GTTCAGCAGGACCACCGAGCACGGGGCAGTAGTGAGCGGCAGCAGGAAGCCATCCTGCTGGTCCTGCCCTTCATGGTGTCTCTCCTCAACATGCTGATGCCCCATCTGTACAACTTGCTGGCGACATGGGAGAAGCAGGACTCCCCCGTGGCACAGGTCTACGTGGCAATCTGCAG gAATCTCATTCTGAAGATGGTGGTCCTTGGCCTGCTCTGCTACCAGTGGCTCAGCCGGAGAGTTGTCTGCTCAACAGAGGAG TGCTGGGAGACGTGTGTGGGGCAGGACCTGTATCGCTTCGTGGTGATGGACTTCATATTCACCCTGCTGGACACGCTCTTCGGGGAGCTGGTCTGGAG GCTGATCTTGGAGAATAAGCTGAAGAGGAAGCAGAAGCCCGAGTTTGACATCGCCCAAAATGTGCTGGAGCTGATCTATGGGCAGACCCTGACCTG GCTGGGCGTTCTCTTCGCACCGCTCCTGCCGGCTGTGCAGacgctgaagctgctgctgctgttctatATCAAAAAG ACCAGCCTGATGCAGAACTGCCAGTCCCCCAGCAAGCCCTGGCAAGCATCTCGCATGAGTACTGTCTTCATCACCCTTCTGTGCTTCCCATCCTTCCTGGGTGCAGCCGTCTTCCTCTCCTACACCATCTGGTC GGTGCAGCCGTCGGAAACCTGTGGTCCCTTCCAGGGGCTGGAAAACATCTACGAGTCAGGGAAGACCTGGGTGCAAGTGCTGGAGAAGTCCAACCCAAACATCACCTGGTTCGTGTGGGTCCACCAGCACTTGGTGGAGAACACCTTCCTCCTGTTCTTCGTGTGTGGGGTCCTGCT AGCCGTGATCTACTTCAACATCCAGGTGGTGAGAGGCCAGCGGAGGATCATCTGCCTGCTGAAGGAGCAGATTGCCAAT GAAGGGcaagataaaatatttctcattcagAAGCTTCACTCCGTTTATGAGCAGAGAGATTGA
- the TMC6 gene encoding transmembrane channel-like protein 6 isoform X2, with protein MSRTPSITLHVSEDTDSDGQEPSPDNEGALHTSFHQLIQEQSSLVEAVLELEMQARGREHPACLAPQNACATMWQEPGQDQQHPGYSSASLRILANMPSRTIGRSRGAIISQYYNRTARLRRRSSRPPLQQLCHTARPSLRQYDLETDPARATLEDKRSLLVKELLSLSPSQRSHMLLNVPLSLAEKRTLRQELSGQRGPLRQHAQCRAPSSLCGWSKDYIILGCRGLWYRLLSLLPAAKPWHYALKQIGGRFGSSVLSYFLFLKTLLMFNIISFLILLVFVVALQAAYPPASTSPQSFTGLELLTGAGYFTHSLLYYGYYSNVTLNDPCASSPNDSACPLAAPPLPYNMPLAYVFSVGVSFLITCVLLVYSMSCSFRESYRVGSSAGDLAIKVFCAWDFKVIQRRSVKLQCENICTQLKELLADQQSRSRSLRLCQRLGHSAVLLLAWALSLSTVLGCVLAVHYFSEHMHVVQQDHRARGSSERQQEAILLVLPFMVSLLNMLMPHLYNLLATWEKQDSPVAQVYVAICRNLILKMVVLGLLCYQWLSRRVVCSTEECWETCVGQDLYRFVVMDFIFTLLDTLFGELVWRLILENKLKRKQKPEFDIAQNVLELIYGQTLTWVQPSETCGPFQGLENIYESGKTWVQVLEKSNPNITWFVWVHQHLVENTFLLFFVCGVLLAVIYFNIQVVRGQRRIICLLKEQIANEGQDKIFLIQKLHSVYEQRD; from the exons ATGTCCCGGACGCCCTCCATCACCCTCCACGTCTCCGAGGACACCGACAGCGATGG ccaggAGCCGAGCCCGGACAACGAAGGAGCCCTGCACACCTCCTTCCACCAGCTCAtccaggagcagagcagcttgGTAGAGGCGGTTCTGGAGCTGGAGATGCAGGCGAGGGGCAGAG AGCACCCAGCCTGCCTGGCTCCCCAAAATGCCTGTGCCACGATGTGGCAGGAGCCTGGGCAGGATCAACAGCACCCTGGTTACTCCTCCGCCTCCCTGCGGATCCTTGCCAACATGCCCAGCCGTACCATCG GGCGCAGCCGCGGGGCCATCATCTCCCAGTACTACAACCGCACAGCCCGGCTGCGGCGCCGGAGCAGCCGCCCacccctgcagcagctctgccacacGGCGCGGCCCAGCCTGCGGCAGTACGACCTGGAGACTGACCCTGCCAGGGCCACGCTGGAAG ACAAGCGGAGCCTGCTGGTGAAAGAGCTGCTGAGCCTCTCACCCAGCCAGCGCAGCCACATGCTGCTTAATGTGCCCCTCAGCCTGGCAGAGAAACGCACCCTCCG gcaggagctgagcgGGCAGAGGGGCCCCCTGAGGCAGCACGCCCAGTGCCGGGCCCCCTCTTCTCTCTGCGGGTGGTCCAAGGACTACATCATCCTC GGCTGCCGGGGCCTCTGGTACAgactcctctccctgctccctgccgCGAAGCCCTGGCATTACGCCCTGAAGCAGATCGGTGGCCGCTTCGGCTCCAGTGTCCTCTCCTACTTCCTCTTCCTCAAGACGCTCCTTATGTTCAACATCATCTCATTCCTCATTCTCCTGGTCTTCGTGGTGGCCCTGCAGGCTGCGTATCCCCCTGCCTCGACCAGCCCCCAGTCCTTCACTGGCCTTGAGCTCCTGACTGGAGCG GGCTACTTCACTCACTCACTGCTATACTACGGCTACTACAGCAACGTCACCCTCAACGACCCCTGCGCCTCCAGCCCCAATGACAGCGCGTGCCCCCTCGCAGCCCCCCCGCTCCCATACAACATGCCGTTGGCCTACGTGTTCAGTGTTGGGGTCTCCTTCCTCATCACCTGCGTCCTGCTGGTGTACAG CATGTCCTGCTCCTTCCGGGAGAGCTACCGTGTAGGCAGCTCCGCTGGGGACCTGGCCATCAAAGTCTTCTGTGCCTGGGACTTCAAGGTGATCCAGAGGCGCTCGGTCAAGCTGCAGTGTGAGAACATCTGCACCCAGCTGAAG GAGCTGCTCGCGGACCAGCAGTCCCGCTCCCGCTCCCTGAGACTCTGCCAGCGCCTGGGGCACTCTGCTGTGCTTCTCCTGGCCTGGGCCCTCTCACTGAGCACAGTGCTGGGCTGCGTACTGGCTGTGCACTACTTCTCAGAGCACATGCACGTG GTTCAGCAGGACCACCGAGCACGGGGCAGTAGTGAGCGGCAGCAGGAAGCCATCCTGCTGGTCCTGCCCTTCATGGTGTCTCTCCTCAACATGCTGATGCCCCATCTGTACAACTTGCTGGCGACATGGGAGAAGCAGGACTCCCCCGTGGCACAGGTCTACGTGGCAATCTGCAG gAATCTCATTCTGAAGATGGTGGTCCTTGGCCTGCTCTGCTACCAGTGGCTCAGCCGGAGAGTTGTCTGCTCAACAGAGGAG TGCTGGGAGACGTGTGTGGGGCAGGACCTGTATCGCTTCGTGGTGATGGACTTCATATTCACCCTGCTGGACACGCTCTTCGGGGAGCTGGTCTGGAG GCTGATCTTGGAGAATAAGCTGAAGAGGAAGCAGAAGCCCGAGTTTGACATCGCCCAAAATGTGCTGGAGCTGATCTATGGGCAGACCCTGACCTG GGTGCAGCCGTCGGAAACCTGTGGTCCCTTCCAGGGGCTGGAAAACATCTACGAGTCAGGGAAGACCTGGGTGCAAGTGCTGGAGAAGTCCAACCCAAACATCACCTGGTTCGTGTGGGTCCACCAGCACTTGGTGGAGAACACCTTCCTCCTGTTCTTCGTGTGTGGGGTCCTGCT AGCCGTGATCTACTTCAACATCCAGGTGGTGAGAGGCCAGCGGAGGATCATCTGCCTGCTGAAGGAGCAGATTGCCAAT GAAGGGcaagataaaatatttctcattcagAAGCTTCACTCCGTTTATGAGCAGAGAGATTGA
- the TMC6 gene encoding transmembrane channel-like protein 6 isoform X3: MSRTPSITLHVSEDTDSDGQEPSPDNEGALHTSFHQLIQEQSSLVEAVLELEMQARGREHPACLAPQNACATMWQEPGQDQQHPGYSSASLRILANMPSRTIGRSRGAIISQYYNRTARLRRRSSRPPLQQLCHTARPSLRQYDLETDPARATLEDKRSLLVKELLSLSPSQRSHMLLNVPLSLAEKRTLRQELSGQRGPLRQHAQCRAPSSLCGWSKDYIILGCRGLWYRLLSLLPAAKPWHYALKQIGGRFGSSVLSYFLFLKTLLMFNIISFLILLVFVVALQAAYPPASTSPQSFTGLELLTGAGYFTHSLLYYGYYSNVTLNDPCASSPNDSACPLAAPPLPYNMPLAYVFSVGVSFLITCVLLVYSMSCSFRESYRVGSSAGDLAIKVFCAWDFKVIQRRSVKLQCENICTQLKELLADQQSRSRSLRLCQRLGHSAVLLLAWALSLSTVLGCVLAVHYFSEHMHVVQQDHRARGSSERQQEAILLVLPFMVSLLNMLMPHLYNLLATWEKQDSPVAQVYVAICRNLILKMVVLGLLCYQWLSRRVVCSTEECWETCVGQDLYRFVVMDFIFTLLDTLFGELVWRLILENKLKRKQKPEFDIAQNVLELIYGQTLTCPWSHTPLPKEGIHACAAAFPLSTHLGAPKATTALGLVRSQPLPSPSTGCAANLARSIMCLLFALQKHDRSWRQCPATASSSAPR; encoded by the exons ATGTCCCGGACGCCCTCCATCACCCTCCACGTCTCCGAGGACACCGACAGCGATGG ccaggAGCCGAGCCCGGACAACGAAGGAGCCCTGCACACCTCCTTCCACCAGCTCAtccaggagcagagcagcttgGTAGAGGCGGTTCTGGAGCTGGAGATGCAGGCGAGGGGCAGAG AGCACCCAGCCTGCCTGGCTCCCCAAAATGCCTGTGCCACGATGTGGCAGGAGCCTGGGCAGGATCAACAGCACCCTGGTTACTCCTCCGCCTCCCTGCGGATCCTTGCCAACATGCCCAGCCGTACCATCG GGCGCAGCCGCGGGGCCATCATCTCCCAGTACTACAACCGCACAGCCCGGCTGCGGCGCCGGAGCAGCCGCCCacccctgcagcagctctgccacacGGCGCGGCCCAGCCTGCGGCAGTACGACCTGGAGACTGACCCTGCCAGGGCCACGCTGGAAG ACAAGCGGAGCCTGCTGGTGAAAGAGCTGCTGAGCCTCTCACCCAGCCAGCGCAGCCACATGCTGCTTAATGTGCCCCTCAGCCTGGCAGAGAAACGCACCCTCCG gcaggagctgagcgGGCAGAGGGGCCCCCTGAGGCAGCACGCCCAGTGCCGGGCCCCCTCTTCTCTCTGCGGGTGGTCCAAGGACTACATCATCCTC GGCTGCCGGGGCCTCTGGTACAgactcctctccctgctccctgccgCGAAGCCCTGGCATTACGCCCTGAAGCAGATCGGTGGCCGCTTCGGCTCCAGTGTCCTCTCCTACTTCCTCTTCCTCAAGACGCTCCTTATGTTCAACATCATCTCATTCCTCATTCTCCTGGTCTTCGTGGTGGCCCTGCAGGCTGCGTATCCCCCTGCCTCGACCAGCCCCCAGTCCTTCACTGGCCTTGAGCTCCTGACTGGAGCG GGCTACTTCACTCACTCACTGCTATACTACGGCTACTACAGCAACGTCACCCTCAACGACCCCTGCGCCTCCAGCCCCAATGACAGCGCGTGCCCCCTCGCAGCCCCCCCGCTCCCATACAACATGCCGTTGGCCTACGTGTTCAGTGTTGGGGTCTCCTTCCTCATCACCTGCGTCCTGCTGGTGTACAG CATGTCCTGCTCCTTCCGGGAGAGCTACCGTGTAGGCAGCTCCGCTGGGGACCTGGCCATCAAAGTCTTCTGTGCCTGGGACTTCAAGGTGATCCAGAGGCGCTCGGTCAAGCTGCAGTGTGAGAACATCTGCACCCAGCTGAAG GAGCTGCTCGCGGACCAGCAGTCCCGCTCCCGCTCCCTGAGACTCTGCCAGCGCCTGGGGCACTCTGCTGTGCTTCTCCTGGCCTGGGCCCTCTCACTGAGCACAGTGCTGGGCTGCGTACTGGCTGTGCACTACTTCTCAGAGCACATGCACGTG GTTCAGCAGGACCACCGAGCACGGGGCAGTAGTGAGCGGCAGCAGGAAGCCATCCTGCTGGTCCTGCCCTTCATGGTGTCTCTCCTCAACATGCTGATGCCCCATCTGTACAACTTGCTGGCGACATGGGAGAAGCAGGACTCCCCCGTGGCACAGGTCTACGTGGCAATCTGCAG gAATCTCATTCTGAAGATGGTGGTCCTTGGCCTGCTCTGCTACCAGTGGCTCAGCCGGAGAGTTGTCTGCTCAACAGAGGAG TGCTGGGAGACGTGTGTGGGGCAGGACCTGTATCGCTTCGTGGTGATGGACTTCATATTCACCCTGCTGGACACGCTCTTCGGGGAGCTGGTCTGGAG GCTGATCTTGGAGAATAAGCTGAAGAGGAAGCAGAAGCCCGAGTTTGACATCGCCCAAAATGTGCTGGAGCTGATCTATGGGCAGACCCTGACCTG CCCCTGGTCTCACACCCCCCTGCCCAAGGAGGGGATCCATGCGTGTGCTGCTGCGTTCCCACTCTCAACACACCTGGGAGCTCCAAAGGCCACAACCGCCCTGGGCTTGGTGAGATCTCAgccgctgcccagccccagcacaggctgcgCAGCAAACCTGGCACGGAGCATCATGTGCTTGCTCTTCGCTTTACAAAAGCATGACCGCAGCTGGCGTCAGTGCCCTGccactgcctccagctctgccccCCGCTAG
- the ARL16 gene encoding LOW QUALITY PROTEIN: ADP-ribosylation factor-like protein 16 (The sequence of the model RefSeq protein was modified relative to this genomic sequence to represent the inferred CDS: substituted 2 bases at 2 genomic stop codons), producing MAGAGRAVPTCLLLGAAGGGKSLLARRLRHIRGGRGTGGXGAGYRDGPGGGAGRAASPSSSQASSCPXRAAQLSAEEGAAELGEPPATLPTVGTNLTDLRLPRKATLRELGGCMGPIWPSYYGECSALLFVVDAANPTQVSSSCVQLLSVLSAAQLASVPVLVLFNKIDLPCYMSLAEMKSLFRMQDIVSCATQPITMLETSARDGTGLPDVLQWLRATLGDPR from the exons atggcgggcgcggggcgggcggtgcCCACGTGCCTGCTGctcggggcggcgggcggcgggaagAGCTTGCTGGCCAGGCGGCTCCGCCATATCCGGGGGGGCCGGGGAACGGGGGGGTAGGGGGCGGGGTACCGGGACGGTCCcggcgggggggccgggcgggcggcgtcCCCATCCTCTTCCCAGGCGTCGTCGTGTCCTTAACGCGCAGCACAGCTGAGCGCCGAGGAGGGGGCCGCGGAGCTGGGCGAGCCCCCGGCCACGCTGCCCACG GTGGGCACCAACCTGACCGACCTGCGGCTGCCGCGGAAGGCGACGCTCCGGGAGCTGGGCGGCTGCATGGGCCCCATCTGGCCCAGCTACTACGGCGAGTGCAGCGCTCTCCTG TTTGTGGTCGACGCCGCCAACCCCACCCAGGTTTCCTCGTCGTGCGTCCAGCTGCTCTCCGTCCTCTCCGCAGCACAGCTCGCGTCCGTGCCTGTGCTGGTCCTCTTCAATAAGAT TGACCTGCCCTGCTACATGTCGCTGGCGGAGATGAAGTCACTGTTCCGCATGCAGGACATCGTCTCCTGTGCCACACAGCCCATCACGATGCTGGAGACGAGCGCACGTGATGGCACTGGCCTGCCTGATGTCCTGCAGTGGCTTCGGGCCACCCTTGGAGACCCCCGCTGA